In Macrobrachium rosenbergii isolate ZJJX-2024 chromosome 19, ASM4041242v1, whole genome shotgun sequence, the following are encoded in one genomic region:
- the LOC136848670 gene encoding protein obstructor-E-like isoform X1, whose protein sequence is MKDFPDIHSEKARTTLWEKSRLPQDVQLVSSDNRRGKEFACPEDYGVYEDEVQCDKYWVCDAGVAKAQLCDDGLVFDIFKADAGHVDPCESPYVVDCGLRLELQPATFTSEVCPRKNGIFADPDPSVCNRYYTCIKGHATATDCTSGLHFDESTGNCAWPATANRVNCSETANSCLGDFCCPGSPVVTADGVTLPHPTYANVDDCQKFWVCLNGATPQESSCSLGQVYNEKTMMCDFPEYVDECKDWYVGNPLFDAVYDDTNNDGVVDFGNRRDFTQTSIN, encoded by the exons ATGAAGGATTTTCCGGACATTCATTCAGAGAAAGCCAGGACCACTCTCTGGGAAAAGTCAC GACTCCCCCAAGATGTCCAGCTAGTAAGCAGTGATAACAGGCGTGGAAAAGAATTCGCTTGCCCAGAAGATTATGGCGTGTACGAGGATGAAGTTCAGTGCGACAAATACTGGGTCTGTGACGCAGGCGTTGCTAAGGCCCAACTGTGCGACGACGGTCTGGTTTTCGACATTTTCAAGGCAGATGCTGGACACGTGGATCCCTGCGAATCTCCTTACGTCGTCGATTGCGGACTGAGGCTAGAGCTCC AACCCGCAACCTTCACCAGTGAAGTTTGCCCACGCAAGAACGGCATTTTCGCCGACCCTGATCCATCAGTGTGCAACAGGTATTACACATGCATCAAAGGCCATGCAACAGCGACTGACTGCACATCAGGTCTTCACTTCGACGAATCGACTGGCAACTGTGCTTGGCCTGCAACAGCAAATAGGGTCAACTGTAGCGAAACTGCCAATT CCTGCCTTGGGGATTTCTGCTGCCCTGGCAGCCCCGTGGTGACAGCTGATGGAGTGACCCTCCCTCACCCTACCTACGCCAATGTCGACGACTGCCAGAAGTTCTGGGTCTGCCTCAACGGCGCCACCCCTCAGGAGTCCTCCTGTAGTCTTGGACAAGTCTACAATGAAAAGACGATGATGTGCGATTTCCCCGAATACGTTGATGAGTG CAAGGACTGGTACGTTGGGAATCCTCTCTTCGATGCTGTTTACGACGACACCAACAACGACGGCGTCGTTGATTTCGGGAACAGGAGAGATTTCACACAGACGTCCATCAACTGA
- the LOC136848670 gene encoding protein obstructor-E-like isoform X4, with product MYTVSLLLVGVALVTGLPQDVQLVSSDNRRGKEFACPEDYGVYEDEVQCDKYWVCDAGVAKAQLCDDGLVFDIFKADAGHVDPCESPYVVDCGLRLELQPATFTSEVCPRKNGIFADPDPSVCNRYYTCIKGHATATDCTSGLHFDESTGNCAWPATANRVNCSETANSCLGDFCCPGSPVVTADGVTLPHPTYANVDDCQKFWVCLNGATPQESSCSLGQVYNEKTMMCDFPEYVDECIGWYRHHPLFADDYEYEDIPAAKDTGAKKTPA from the exons GACTCCCCCAAGATGTCCAGCTAGTAAGCAGTGATAACAGGCGTGGAAAAGAATTCGCTTGCCCAGAAGATTATGGCGTGTACGAGGATGAAGTTCAGTGCGACAAATACTGGGTCTGTGACGCAGGCGTTGCTAAGGCCCAACTGTGCGACGACGGTCTGGTTTTCGACATTTTCAAGGCAGATGCTGGACACGTGGATCCCTGCGAATCTCCTTACGTCGTCGATTGCGGACTGAGGCTAGAGCTCC AACCCGCAACCTTCACCAGTGAAGTTTGCCCACGCAAGAACGGCATTTTCGCCGACCCTGATCCATCAGTGTGCAACAGGTATTACACATGCATCAAAGGCCATGCAACAGCGACTGACTGCACATCAGGTCTTCACTTCGACGAATCGACTGGCAACTGTGCTTGGCCTGCAACAGCAAATAGGGTCAACTGTAGCGAAACTGCCAATT CCTGCCTTGGGGATTTCTGCTGCCCTGGCAGCCCCGTGGTGACAGCTGATGGAGTGACCCTCCCTCACCCTACCTACGCCAATGTCGACGACTGCCAGAAGTTCTGGGTCTGCCTCAACGGCGCCACCCCTCAGGAGTCCTCCTGTAGTCTTGGACAAGTCTACAATGAAAAGACGATGATGTGCGATTTCCCCGAATACGTTGATGAGTG CATTGGTTGGTACAGACACCATCCTCTCTTCGCTGACGACTACGAATATGAAGATATCCCAGCAGCCAAAGACACTGGAGCAAAGAAAACACCTGCTTAA
- the LOC136848670 gene encoding protein obstructor-E-like isoform X3, with protein MYTVSLLLVGVALVTGLPQDVQLVSSDNRRGKEFACPEDYGVYEDEVQCDKYWVCDAGVAKAQLCDDGLVFDIFKADAGHVDPCESPYVVDCGLRLELQPATFTSEVCPRKNGIFADPDPSVCNRYYTCIKGHATATDCTSGLHFDESTGNCAWPATANRVNCSETANSCLGDFCCPGSPVVTADGVTLPHPTYANVDDCQKFWVCLNGATPQESSCSLGQVYNEKTMMCDFPEYVDECKDWYVGNPLFDAVYDDTNNDGVVDFGNRRDFTQTSIN; from the exons GACTCCCCCAAGATGTCCAGCTAGTAAGCAGTGATAACAGGCGTGGAAAAGAATTCGCTTGCCCAGAAGATTATGGCGTGTACGAGGATGAAGTTCAGTGCGACAAATACTGGGTCTGTGACGCAGGCGTTGCTAAGGCCCAACTGTGCGACGACGGTCTGGTTTTCGACATTTTCAAGGCAGATGCTGGACACGTGGATCCCTGCGAATCTCCTTACGTCGTCGATTGCGGACTGAGGCTAGAGCTCC AACCCGCAACCTTCACCAGTGAAGTTTGCCCACGCAAGAACGGCATTTTCGCCGACCCTGATCCATCAGTGTGCAACAGGTATTACACATGCATCAAAGGCCATGCAACAGCGACTGACTGCACATCAGGTCTTCACTTCGACGAATCGACTGGCAACTGTGCTTGGCCTGCAACAGCAAATAGGGTCAACTGTAGCGAAACTGCCAATT CCTGCCTTGGGGATTTCTGCTGCCCTGGCAGCCCCGTGGTGACAGCTGATGGAGTGACCCTCCCTCACCCTACCTACGCCAATGTCGACGACTGCCAGAAGTTCTGGGTCTGCCTCAACGGCGCCACCCCTCAGGAGTCCTCCTGTAGTCTTGGACAAGTCTACAATGAAAAGACGATGATGTGCGATTTCCCCGAATACGTTGATGAGTG CAAGGACTGGTACGTTGGGAATCCTCTCTTCGATGCTGTTTACGACGACACCAACAACGACGGCGTCGTTGATTTCGGGAACAGGAGAGATTTCACACAGACGTCCATCAACTGA
- the LOC136848670 gene encoding protein obstructor-E-like isoform X2: protein MKDFPDIHSEKARTTLWEKSRLPQDVQLVSSDNRRGKEFACPEDYGVYEDEVQCDKYWVCDAGVAKAQLCDDGLVFDIFKADAGHVDPCESPYVVDCGLRLELQPATFTSEVCPRKNGIFADPDPSVCNRYYTCIKGHATATDCTSGLHFDESTGNCAWPATANRVNCSETANSCLGDFCCPGSPVVTADGVTLPHPTYANVDDCQKFWVCLNGATPQESSCSLGQVYNEKTMMCDFPEYVDECIGWYRHHPLFADDYEYEDIPAAKDTGAKKTPA from the exons ATGAAGGATTTTCCGGACATTCATTCAGAGAAAGCCAGGACCACTCTCTGGGAAAAGTCAC GACTCCCCCAAGATGTCCAGCTAGTAAGCAGTGATAACAGGCGTGGAAAAGAATTCGCTTGCCCAGAAGATTATGGCGTGTACGAGGATGAAGTTCAGTGCGACAAATACTGGGTCTGTGACGCAGGCGTTGCTAAGGCCCAACTGTGCGACGACGGTCTGGTTTTCGACATTTTCAAGGCAGATGCTGGACACGTGGATCCCTGCGAATCTCCTTACGTCGTCGATTGCGGACTGAGGCTAGAGCTCC AACCCGCAACCTTCACCAGTGAAGTTTGCCCACGCAAGAACGGCATTTTCGCCGACCCTGATCCATCAGTGTGCAACAGGTATTACACATGCATCAAAGGCCATGCAACAGCGACTGACTGCACATCAGGTCTTCACTTCGACGAATCGACTGGCAACTGTGCTTGGCCTGCAACAGCAAATAGGGTCAACTGTAGCGAAACTGCCAATT CCTGCCTTGGGGATTTCTGCTGCCCTGGCAGCCCCGTGGTGACAGCTGATGGAGTGACCCTCCCTCACCCTACCTACGCCAATGTCGACGACTGCCAGAAGTTCTGGGTCTGCCTCAACGGCGCCACCCCTCAGGAGTCCTCCTGTAGTCTTGGACAAGTCTACAATGAAAAGACGATGATGTGCGATTTCCCCGAATACGTTGATGAGTG CATTGGTTGGTACAGACACCATCCTCTCTTCGCTGACGACTACGAATATGAAGATATCCCAGCAGCCAAAGACACTGGAGCAAAGAAAACACCTGCTTAA